A stretch of the Chitinophagales bacterium genome encodes the following:
- a CDS encoding T9SS type A sorting domain-containing protein produces MKKAFLSCILVTTLHIGVFAQINLIGASTNSSTGSINLIQWQALDSLTVNVIPTMLDGYYFATSAFDALNSTYYITGIADGSSGLYSYNSVTGMENLAGGSLYTNVSEFDMSNGKMYNLLMETEEYISIYEYNISANQDSLIGIIYEPGANGIVSDAIGFDSNNGILYYVGFTNDPALCLYAVPVRDSLFSFTKTILNSTAPYNNITSVHFDNVNEIIYALSDTYDSLFNFTGRNIVEIDKTTGDIINRGELIGFPYYVGGSSSFDQNTGTFLLVAMNTGNMLRMIAFNTYSNTYVAGFVPDLVSEIVCDNSIFAKSTYLTTGIKQEPVLNFKMYPNPVSEILSIESKNPGPVSVQIFSSLGKQVFSQDFSTAGKIDLDLESLSPGLYLVNLITREQTGTDKILVH; encoded by the coding sequence ATGAAAAAAGCATTTTTGAGCTGTATTTTAGTGACCACCCTGCATATCGGAGTTTTTGCGCAGATAAATCTTATCGGAGCTTCCACCAATTCCAGTACCGGCAGCATTAACCTCATTCAGTGGCAGGCGCTGGATTCGCTAACCGTAAATGTGATACCAACCATGCTGGATGGCTATTATTTCGCCACCTCAGCGTTTGATGCACTTAACAGCACGTATTATATTACCGGAATTGCGGACGGCAGCTCAGGATTGTATTCATATAATTCAGTTACCGGTATGGAAAATCTGGCAGGTGGGTCCTTATATACCAATGTTTCAGAATTCGATATGAGCAACGGAAAAATGTACAACCTGTTAATGGAAACCGAGGAATATATCAGCATTTATGAATACAATATCAGTGCGAATCAGGACAGCCTGATCGGTATTATCTATGAACCGGGTGCGAATGGTATTGTCAGCGATGCCATTGGTTTTGATTCAAATAACGGCATTCTTTATTATGTGGGTTTTACCAATGATCCTGCTTTGTGTTTATATGCAGTACCTGTGCGAGATAGCCTGTTTTCATTCACGAAAACAATTCTGAATTCAACAGCGCCTTACAACAATATTACAAGCGTTCATTTTGATAATGTCAATGAAATCATTTATGCCCTGAGTGATACGTATGACTCCCTGTTTAATTTCACAGGAAGGAATATTGTCGAGATAGATAAAACAACCGGAGATATTATTAACCGCGGAGAGCTGATCGGTTTTCCTTATTACGTGGGTGGTTCATCTTCTTTTGACCAAAATACAGGGACCTTTTTGCTGGTTGCAATGAACACCGGCAATATGCTTAGAATGATTGCTTTCAATACTTATAGCAATACGTATGTAGCTGGTTTCGTCCCCGATCTTGTTTCTGAAATTGTTTGTGACAATTCCATTTTCGCAAAAAGTACCTATTTAACTACCGGAATAAAGCAGGAACCGGTTCTGAATTTCAAAATGTATCCTAACCCGGTTTCAGAGATACTGAGCATCGAATCCAAAAATCCAGGACCTGTTAGCGTTCAAATCTTCTCTTCTTTAGGGAAGCAGGTTTTTTCTCAGGATTTTAGCACTG